In one Mucilaginibacter ginsenosidivorax genomic region, the following are encoded:
- a CDS encoding GIY-YIG nuclease family protein, producing the protein MRNHNYYVNITTNPSKTTLYIGVTNDITVRLGQDRENKGTRKSFTGQYYCFDLVYYEHFTHIEHAIER; encoded by the coding sequence ATGAGGAATCATAATTATTATGTCAATATCACTACTAATCCTTCAAAAACCACATTATATATTGGCGTAACCAATGATATAACGGTACGCCTAGGCCAGGATCGAGAAAATAAGGGAACACGAAAGTCATTTACCGGCCAATACTATTGCTTTGATTTAGTTTATTATGAACATTTCACACATATTGAACATGCAATTGAAAGGTAG
- a CDS encoding acyl-ACP desaturase encodes MEFFVEKRREVMSHIEKFMLEKMYDFLKPVDTIWQPSDFLPDSSRDTFFNEIKELQESAQGLSYDLIAVLIGDTITEEALPTYESWLTMVDGVSKNEDGGWMKWTRHWTAEENRHGDLLNKYLYLSGRVNMRMMEVSTQYLIADGFDIGTGTDPYRNFIYTSFQELATNVSHRRVASQAKKDGDTLLSKMCGVIAGDEARHAKAYKYFIEKIFEVDPNEAMIAFEDMMRKKIVMPAHFLREVGLKIGQTFGHFTDAAQRLGIYTAIDYVDILKELIEDWHIESVTDLNESGEKARDYIMNLPGRLLRVADRMKNPMLEYKFSWING; translated from the coding sequence ATGGAATTTTTTGTAGAAAAACGCAGGGAAGTAATGAGCCACATTGAAAAATTCATGCTCGAAAAGATGTATGATTTTTTAAAACCTGTTGATACGATATGGCAGCCCTCAGATTTTTTACCCGATTCTTCAAGAGATACCTTCTTTAACGAAATTAAAGAATTGCAGGAAAGCGCACAGGGATTAAGTTACGACCTGATTGCTGTATTGATAGGCGATACCATTACCGAAGAAGCGTTGCCAACCTACGAATCATGGCTTACTATGGTTGATGGTGTTTCGAAAAATGAAGATGGCGGCTGGATGAAATGGACACGCCACTGGACTGCCGAGGAAAACCGCCACGGCGATTTGCTTAACAAGTACCTTTATTTATCGGGCAGGGTTAACATGCGTATGATGGAGGTATCTACCCAATACCTTATTGCCGATGGTTTTGATATAGGTACAGGTACCGATCCGTACCGCAACTTTATATATACCTCTTTCCAGGAGCTGGCAACCAACGTATCGCACAGGCGCGTGGCATCGCAGGCAAAAAAAGATGGCGATACTTTATTATCAAAAATGTGTGGCGTAATTGCAGGCGATGAGGCCCGCCATGCCAAAGCTTACAAATACTTTATCGAAAAAATATTTGAGGTTGACCCTAACGAAGCCATGATAGCCTTTGAGGATATGATGCGCAAAAAAATTGTGATGCCGGCCCACTTCCTGCGCGAGGTAGGCTTAAAAATAGGCCAAACTTTTGGTCACTTTACCGACGCCGCCCAACGCTTAGGTATTTATACTGCCATTGATTATGTTGACATATTAAAAGAACTGATTGAAGACTGGCATATTGAAAGCGTTACCGACCTTAATGAAAGCGGCGAAAAAGCCCGCGATTATATCATGAACCTGCCCGGCCGCTTACTACGCGTTGCCGACAGGATGAAAAACCCCATGCTGGAATACAAGTTTAGCTGGATAAACGGTTAA
- a CDS encoding glycoside hydrolase family 5 protein produces the protein MTTSCPIAKSSPKYMQLRALAFRRAASLNNGISFSWLEQTWNKNPLNQGAIKDADFALLKRLGFRSIRLPIAFTYLETAHIPTVEILGYIDKVVKQCHRYGFKLVLDYHYGNLNDANSSAETLKLIDLWEKLAKRYTNVSADDLFFELYNEPPHMNPNVWKDVAYNVVTALRKVDKKRTLIIGASNYNSIYELSRFVRLADENIIYTFHFYEPFFFTHQGAGWVGNQVATTGVSFPYSAENFPALDPRAKGTPGESNHEMYRRDGNEQSVNDKLQIVKAWGDKYDVPIICGEYGVYNKYADLDSRCRYIKAVRAALKKLGIPGMLWDYNGTFSIFAGKPSIDNLPACMKDAIAY, from the coding sequence ATGACAACAAGTTGCCCAATTGCAAAAAGCAGTCCAAAATATATGCAGTTGCGGGCGCTCGCCTTCAGGCGGGCTGCAAGCCTTAATAATGGCATCAGTTTTTCATGGCTCGAGCAAACATGGAACAAAAATCCGTTAAACCAGGGCGCTATAAAAGATGCCGATTTTGCATTGCTGAAAAGGCTTGGTTTTAGGAGCATACGGCTCCCTATAGCTTTTACATACCTTGAAACGGCACATATACCAACTGTAGAAATATTAGGATACATTGATAAAGTGGTTAAGCAATGCCATAGGTACGGATTTAAATTGGTATTAGATTACCATTATGGCAATTTAAATGACGCAAACAGTAGCGCCGAAACCCTTAAACTTATTGATTTATGGGAGAAACTTGCTAAAAGGTATACCAATGTAAGTGCCGATGACTTGTTTTTTGAATTATATAACGAGCCACCCCACATGAACCCCAATGTGTGGAAAGATGTAGCCTACAACGTTGTAACTGCCCTGCGTAAAGTTGATAAAAAACGCACGCTTATTATAGGCGCCAGCAATTATAACAGCATATATGAATTAAGCCGTTTTGTAAGGCTTGCCGATGAAAACATTATATACACATTTCACTTTTACGAACCTTTCTTTTTTACCCACCAGGGGGCCGGCTGGGTAGGCAACCAGGTTGCCACAACCGGGGTATCATTTCCTTATAGTGCGGAAAATTTTCCAGCACTTGATCCCAGGGCCAAAGGCACTCCCGGCGAAAGTAACCACGAAATGTACCGGCGCGATGGTAACGAACAGTCGGTAAATGATAAGCTGCAAATTGTGAAGGCCTGGGGCGATAAATATGACGTGCCGATAATATGCGGCGAATATGGCGTATATAATAAATATGCAGATTTGGACAGTCGCTGCAGGTATATTAAAGCCGTAAGGGCGGCATTAAAAAAGCTGGGTATCCCGGGCATGCTTTGGGACTACAATGGTACATTCTCGATATTCGCAGGCAAGCCTTCGATAGATAATTTGCCCGCGTGTATGAAAGACGCAATAGCTTATTAA
- a CDS encoding sensor histidine kinase: MFVQITKEELIKETSKKAWFQTNNIVWMIIFLYPLFSIVDFIYAPDVWIQFFIVRIITCLIIYALHSYVQYKKYNYRILLHVSMLLLSVTSALLCNIVSVSNLNIYYSLFATLVLFFNLQVFWEPINSIIQFMLAILFLAVFFNMQHEYNLDIVINGGGQLFFIISAISCIVPNTRYKIMQRDVRSQILIEKSNEQLKEQNTAINEKNNLIDLQYEQLRKLDEQKNSFINIAGHDLKNLIGSITMSNNMIKEEDYRLSNDQKEFVGYIAESADKMQYMLNKLMDVKEIESPEIKFNLEIFDINVEVMHIFKGLYETAQLKNIHLVDNILKLPLNVKLDKVFAGQVFQNLLSNAIKFSQTNNTIKIVTSLQRQRFVFEIIDEGIAIGQSELDMMFNKLKTLNDTSGVTESRLGLGLSIAKLMTQEMGGDLTYRSNENGNYFRVEFYVIN, from the coding sequence ATGTTTGTTCAAATTACAAAAGAAGAATTAATAAAAGAGACCTCAAAAAAAGCATGGTTCCAAACCAATAACATTGTTTGGATGATTATATTTCTGTACCCGCTTTTTAGTATAGTCGATTTTATATACGCGCCCGATGTTTGGATACAATTTTTTATTGTAAGGATAATTACCTGCCTTATAATTTATGCCTTACACAGTTACGTGCAATACAAAAAATACAATTACCGCATATTGTTACATGTTAGCATGTTGCTGCTATCGGTAACATCGGCGCTGCTTTGTAATATTGTAAGCGTATCTAACTTAAATATATACTACTCGCTTTTTGCTACCCTGGTACTGTTTTTTAACCTGCAGGTTTTTTGGGAACCCATCAATTCAATTATACAGTTTATGCTGGCCATATTGTTTCTTGCTGTGTTTTTTAACATGCAGCATGAGTACAACCTTGATATTGTGATAAACGGCGGCGGGCAGCTGTTTTTTATCATATCGGCCATATCATGTATAGTGCCCAATACCCGCTATAAGATAATGCAGCGCGATGTGCGTTCGCAGATACTCATCGAGAAATCAAACGAACAGTTAAAGGAGCAAAATACAGCCATCAATGAAAAAAATAACCTTATTGATTTACAGTATGAGCAATTACGCAAACTTGATGAGCAAAAAAACAGCTTTATTAATATAGCTGGTCACGATTTAAAAAACCTCATAGGCTCTATCACCATGAGTAATAACATGATCAAAGAGGAGGATTACCGCTTAAGCAACGATCAGAAAGAGTTTGTAGGCTATATAGCCGAATCGGCCGATAAAATGCAGTATATGCTTAATAAGCTGATGGATGTTAAGGAGATTGAATCGCCCGAGATTAAATTCAACCTCGAAATTTTCGACATCAACGTTGAAGTAATGCATATTTTTAAGGGCCTGTATGAAACCGCCCAACTTAAAAATATCCATTTGGTTGATAACATATTAAAACTGCCGCTCAACGTAAAACTTGATAAGGTATTTGCCGGGCAGGTTTTTCAAAACCTGTTATCAAACGCAATTAAATTTTCGCAAACCAATAATACTATAAAAATTGTAACCAGCCTGCAACGTCAACGCTTTGTGTTTGAAATTATTGACGAAGGTATTGCCATAGGGCAAAGCGAACTGGATATGATGTTTAACAAACTAAAAACATTAAATGATACATCGGGAGTTACCGAAAGCCGCTTAGGGCTTGGCCTTTCAATAGCCAAGTTAATGACCCAGGAAATGGGCGGCGACCTAACATACCGCAGTAATGAAAATGGTAATTATTTCCGAGTAGAGTTTTACGTTATAAATTAA
- a CDS encoding cellulose biosynthesis cyclic di-GMP-binding regulatory protein BcsB, producing the protein MNKFLSLLAFVFLISTASKAQHLVTFKTLGHDDDMIYGMSGANSFYFKITPLTEMNGSKVVLFFEPSQALLKEHSYINVVINNKPAYSGRMTKDSIQKVTLNLTRADLSNDKFLKIQIKTLLTITDDECRDLDNPGMWLKVKNYSYLSLLRNTKGFFDNVNISNCFDSKKAIVYPVNPTLPDLKAVAWAYSRLKKTQTRDIMVYDEAHVPDTLRNYIKVGTIGSLGADSRELLKVTPQNGQGLFYLHKSMSMVTDTNTRLVDVKGVLTAVKTATQELQPKEVLFVTGGDNAGYEKAITALGNMNILNSTYGDYLLIEKAQNTFSKTIDENRSKLSLKQIGGVADFLSGIGSLKSAYSFKNSDFSFTPKEVEIRFVANYSALSAGDRGFFNIYLNGLLINSEKLDGTGKLNTAITINRYQHHKYNTLEAEFRFYPTSGHCKDSFTNFFAEVDVDKSYLESKNPFVTSDLSFYQYPEAFNTGTTRIVVSKDYAKYAAGALGEIIYELNNNINANNFPEFVYSEEIPPGDLKKYNIIALLSKNDKLMGEFPDAPIRFDKDFRLYKTDDNTVVYSLNDTVSNGLAQIFYGRSNNATLVLTATGTHVSEAFLAASKSITEQLSTLSSNVCISDVNSNKYLFNINKSSENLEYIDTKSGLTRFWDSYNLYILLGILILILLSFLYVRSRVQRSQDLFND; encoded by the coding sequence ATGAATAAATTTCTTTCCCTCTTAGCCTTTGTATTTCTTATTAGTACAGCGTCAAAAGCACAACACCTTGTAACTTTTAAAACGCTGGGCCATGATGACGATATGATATATGGCATGAGTGGTGCCAATTCATTTTATTTTAAAATAACGCCGCTTACCGAAATGAATGGCAGTAAAGTGGTTTTGTTTTTTGAGCCGTCGCAAGCCTTGCTCAAAGAACACTCCTATATAAACGTTGTTATAAATAATAAGCCGGCTTATAGCGGCCGCATGACTAAAGATTCTATCCAAAAAGTTACGCTTAACTTAACCAGGGCCGATTTATCGAACGATAAGTTCCTGAAGATACAGATTAAAACTCTGCTAACCATCACCGATGATGAGTGCCGCGACCTGGACAATCCTGGTATGTGGTTAAAAGTTAAAAATTATTCATACTTATCCCTTTTACGTAACACTAAAGGTTTTTTTGATAACGTAAATATTAGTAATTGCTTCGATTCAAAAAAAGCTATCGTTTATCCTGTAAACCCTACCCTTCCCGATCTTAAAGCAGTTGCATGGGCTTACTCCAGGTTAAAAAAGACACAAACCAGGGACATCATGGTTTATGACGAAGCCCATGTGCCCGATACGCTAAGAAATTATATTAAAGTTGGTACCATCGGCTCGTTAGGCGCCGATTCGCGCGAATTGTTAAAAGTAACCCCGCAAAACGGCCAGGGCTTATTTTACCTGCATAAATCAATGAGTATGGTTACCGATACCAATACCCGTTTGGTTGATGTTAAAGGTGTACTTACTGCCGTAAAAACAGCAACACAGGAATTGCAGCCAAAAGAGGTGCTATTTGTTACCGGGGGCGATAATGCAGGATACGAAAAGGCCATTACCGCCTTAGGTAACATGAATATTTTAAATTCGACCTATGGCGACTACCTGCTGATTGAAAAAGCTCAAAACACATTTTCTAAAACTATCGACGAAAACCGTTCAAAACTTTCGTTAAAACAAATTGGTGGCGTTGCCGACTTTTTATCGGGCATAGGATCGTTAAAAAGTGCATACTCGTTTAAAAACAGCGATTTTAGTTTTACTCCAAAAGAAGTGGAGATTCGTTTTGTGGCCAACTATAGTGCTTTAAGCGCGGGCGACCGTGGTTTCTTTAATATATACCTTAATGGCTTACTTATTAACAGCGAAAAGCTTGACGGTACCGGTAAATTAAATACTGCCATTACCATTAACCGTTATCAGCACCACAAATACAATACCCTGGAGGCCGAATTCAGGTTTTATCCAACCAGCGGCCATTGTAAGGATAGCTTTACCAACTTTTTTGCCGAGGTGGATGTAGACAAATCATACCTGGAATCAAAAAACCCGTTTGTAACCAGCGACCTGAGTTTTTACCAATATCCCGAAGCATTTAACACCGGTACTACACGTATAGTAGTATCTAAGGATTATGCAAAATATGCTGCAGGCGCTTTAGGCGAGATTATTTATGAATTAAACAACAACATTAACGCCAATAATTTCCCTGAGTTTGTTTATTCGGAAGAAATACCTCCCGGCGATCTGAAAAAATATAATATCATCGCCCTGTTATCAAAAAACGACAAATTAATGGGCGAGTTTCCTGATGCCCCAATCCGGTTCGACAAGGATTTCAGGTTATATAAAACCGATGATAACACCGTGGTATACTCCTTAAATGATACTGTATCAAACGGGCTGGCGCAAATATTTTACGGCCGCAGCAATAACGCCACACTGGTACTTACCGCAACCGGCACCCACGTTAGCGAAGCATTCCTGGCTGCGTCAAAATCAATCACGGAGCAGCTGTCTACCCTGTCAAGCAACGTATGTATATCAGATGTTAACTCCAACAAATACTTGTTCAACATTAATAAATCGAGCGAAAACCTGGAGTATATTGATACCAAAAGCGGGTTAACCCGTTTCTGGGACAGCTACAACCTGTACATTTTGCTGGGGATACTTATATTAATATTGCTATCGTTCCTGTACGTTCGTTCACGAGTGCAAAGATCACAGGATTTGTTTAACGATTAA
- a CDS encoding glycosyltransferase family 2 protein, translating to MSISIPELLVNDGFITPGDQVKIKSFSERSGMAYVKIALNFGYISRKNYERSLSNAGYHFAQIREEAFDTEVLKKVELKFANDHLALPLRIENNRVVTLMADPSDQLFVDFIRFTYDMEPDIIAAYDLDITWLSHKLLGEKYVKASVYELMRRDPKSSASTTFTTPQLAFIFILLGVIAAGMVLNFKNTSIAINVVISMFFLVAITFKLFLALVGSRFELHQAVTKDEVRDVVDTELPLYTVLLPVYKEDKLIKKLIWNLQSLDYPREMLDIKLLIEEDDDKTLKAVQNLDFPAVFEVIVVPFHMPKTKPKACNYGLHFSRGKFLTIYDAEDIPDTDQLKKVVTLFAKLPDHYICIQSALNYFNRNENFLTRMFTLEYSYWFDYMLPGLDTLDIPIPLGGTSNHFKMDALIELGAWDPFNVTEDADLGVRAYAKGYKIAIINSTTYEEANNEPINWIRQRSRWIKGYMQTYLVHMRNPIELIRKIGFKGFLGFNFFIGATSATFLVYPLLLAIFICYLVFDFSTIRTLFPDWVLFMAIFNLMVGNILMIYVNMMAVFKRRYFELILFALANPVYWLMHSAAAYMGLYQLITNPFYWEKTNHGLSKVNNPTNVVK from the coding sequence ATGAGTATTTCAATTCCTGAACTTTTGGTTAATGACGGGTTTATCACACCAGGCGATCAGGTAAAAATCAAAAGTTTTTCAGAAAGATCAGGTATGGCCTATGTTAAAATAGCGCTTAACTTTGGTTACATTTCCCGCAAAAACTATGAACGCTCATTAAGTAACGCCGGTTATCATTTTGCACAAATCCGGGAAGAAGCTTTTGATACCGAGGTATTAAAAAAGGTTGAACTTAAATTTGCCAACGACCACCTTGCGCTCCCCCTGCGTATAGAAAACAACCGGGTGGTTACGCTTATGGCCGATCCATCAGACCAGCTTTTTGTCGATTTCATCAGGTTTACCTATGATATGGAACCCGACATTATTGCTGCCTATGATTTGGATATTACCTGGCTTAGCCACAAATTACTGGGCGAAAAATACGTTAAGGCATCCGTTTATGAATTGATGAGGCGCGACCCGAAAAGTTCAGCTTCTACCACTTTCACAACCCCTCAACTGGCATTTATTTTTATATTACTGGGCGTCATAGCGGCCGGGATGGTTTTAAACTTTAAAAACACATCAATTGCCATCAACGTAGTTATCAGTATGTTTTTCCTGGTGGCTATTACCTTTAAACTGTTCCTGGCCCTGGTGGGGTCGCGGTTTGAATTACACCAGGCGGTAACCAAGGATGAAGTACGCGATGTTGTTGATACCGAACTACCCCTTTACACCGTGCTGCTGCCGGTATATAAAGAAGACAAACTCATCAAAAAACTGATCTGGAACCTGCAAAGCCTCGATTATCCCCGCGAAATGCTGGATATAAAGTTACTGATTGAAGAAGATGATGATAAAACGTTAAAAGCTGTTCAAAACCTTGATTTCCCTGCTGTTTTCGAGGTGATTGTGGTGCCTTTTCACATGCCTAAAACCAAGCCCAAAGCTTGCAATTACGGCCTTCATTTTTCGAGGGGTAAATTTTTGACTATTTATGATGCCGAGGATATCCCCGATACCGATCAGCTTAAAAAAGTAGTTACCTTATTTGCCAAGCTGCCCGATCATTACATTTGTATTCAAAGCGCGCTTAATTATTTTAACCGCAATGAAAACTTCCTTACCCGTATGTTTACCCTTGAGTACTCATACTGGTTTGATTATATGTTGCCCGGCTTAGATACCCTTGATATTCCAATCCCCTTAGGCGGCACCAGTAACCACTTTAAAATGGATGCCCTTATTGAACTTGGCGCCTGGGACCCCTTTAACGTAACCGAAGATGCCGACCTTGGTGTGCGTGCTTACGCCAAAGGTTATAAAATAGCCATCATCAATTCAACCACCTACGAAGAGGCTAACAACGAACCCATTAACTGGATCAGGCAGCGCTCAAGATGGATAAAGGGCTATATGCAAACCTACCTGGTACACATGCGCAACCCTATTGAATTGATCAGGAAGATTGGCTTTAAAGGTTTTTTAGGCTTCAACTTTTTTATCGGTGCCACATCAGCCACGTTTTTGGTTTACCCGCTGTTATTAGCCATATTTATCTGCTACCTGGTTTTCGATTTTTCAACCATCCGCACCCTGTTTCCTGATTGGGTTTTGTTTATGGCTATATTTAATTTGATGGTGGGCAACATCCTGATGATATATGTAAATATGATGGCCGTATTTAAACGCCGCTATTTTGAACTGATATTGTTTGCCCTTGCCAACCCGGTTTATTGGTTAATGCACTCGGCAGCGGCCTATATGGGTTTATACCAGCTGATAACCAATCCGTTTTATTGGGAAAAAACCAATCATGGTTTAAGTAAAGTTAATAACCCTACAAACGTTGTTAAATAA
- a CDS encoding nuclear transport factor 2 family protein produces the protein MENTAQTAIEQVVKKQLDAYNAKDIDLFMTCWADDALYYEFPDTLLASGAAAIRERHLVRFGEPDLFGKLLTRTVLNNKVVDFELVSRTFPDGPGHVEALCIYEVAGDKISKAWFVMGTPVLDAAV, from the coding sequence ATGGAAAACACCGCACAAACTGCTATTGAACAAGTAGTAAAAAAACAACTGGATGCCTATAATGCAAAGGATATAGATTTGTTTATGACCTGTTGGGCCGATGATGCCCTGTATTATGAATTCCCGGATACACTGCTGGCCAGCGGAGCTGCTGCCATTCGCGAAAGGCACCTGGTAAGGTTCGGGGAGCCCGATTTGTTTGGTAAGCTGCTCACCCGTACGGTGCTCAACAATAAAGTTGTGGATTTTGAGCTGGTATCCCGTACTTTTCCTGATGGGCCTGGGCATGTTGAGGCGCTTTGTATTTACGAGGTGGCCGGCGATAAAATTAGTAAAGCATGGTTTGTAATGGGTACGCCTGTACTGGATGCTGCCGTGTGA
- a CDS encoding glycine-rich domain-containing protein, which translates to MIPAQELLWQKIQSFNLDKPGVDFKFSDRLARENGWPRNYALRVIEEYKKFIFLCCITPGGVTPSDPVDQAWHLHLTFTQSYWNDLCRDTLGRQIHHNPTKGGQAEAVKFDGYYTHTHQLYTQAFGNAPPADIWHNNKSRFTDINFRRVNVGRYWLLPKPRNMSQVVILLMLVVVAGLFIQASETNIALAIMTGVIVLVVVAVYKDGGDDSDDDGKNNNNGNSGCGGDTDGGHHGGHSGHGDSHGCGGHSGCGSGCSGCSSSGCSGCGGGGH; encoded by the coding sequence ATGATACCTGCTCAAGAGTTACTCTGGCAAAAGATTCAAAGTTTTAATTTAGATAAACCCGGCGTCGATTTTAAATTTTCGGATAGGCTGGCCCGCGAAAATGGCTGGCCCCGCAACTATGCCCTGCGCGTGATTGAAGAATATAAAAAATTCATTTTCCTGTGTTGCATCACTCCCGGCGGGGTAACCCCGTCTGATCCGGTAGATCAGGCCTGGCACCTGCATTTAACCTTCACCCAATCGTACTGGAACGATTTATGCCGCGATACCCTGGGCCGGCAAATACATCATAATCCAACCAAAGGAGGCCAGGCCGAGGCCGTTAAATTCGATGGTTATTACACCCATACGCATCAGTTGTATACCCAGGCTTTTGGCAATGCGCCTCCGGCAGATATCTGGCACAACAATAAAAGCCGCTTTACAGATATCAATTTCAGGCGGGTAAACGTGGGTAGGTACTGGCTGCTGCCCAAGCCCCGGAATATGAGCCAGGTTGTTATTTTACTGATGCTGGTTGTTGTCGCAGGTTTATTTATACAGGCATCAGAAACCAACATAGCGTTGGCTATTATGACAGGAGTTATTGTGCTGGTGGTTGTGGCAGTTTACAAGGACGGGGGCGATGACAGCGATGACGATGGTAAAAACAACAATAATGGTAATAGCGGCTGCGGCGGCGACACGGATGGCGGCCACCATGGTGGCCATTCAGGTCACGGTGATTCACATGGCTGCGGTGGGCACAGCGGTTGCGGCAGCGGTTGCTCGGGCTGCTCGTCTTCGGGTTGTAGCGGCTGTGGTGGAGGAGGGCACTAA